The following are encoded together in the Xanthomonas sacchari genome:
- the truA gene encoding tRNA pseudouridine(38-40) synthase TruA: MRYALGVEYDGSEFQGWQQLGESGGPSVQATLQAALSSVADAPVSVICAGRTDAGVHGECQVVHFDCDAPRPARGWMLGATARLPPSVCVRWCVPVADDFHARFSARARRYRYRLLNRQVRPALYRQTLSWERRPLQAEAMHVAAQALLGEQDFSAFRSVQCQALHARRELQSIAVTRSGELVEIQVQANAFLHHMVRNIVGSLVMVGSGEKPVSWIGELLAGRDRRVAGPTAPPQGLVFVGPLYPAHWTLPDEVTL; encoded by the coding sequence ATGCGCTACGCGCTAGGCGTGGAGTACGACGGCAGCGAGTTCCAGGGCTGGCAGCAGCTCGGCGAGAGCGGCGGCCCCAGCGTGCAGGCGACGCTGCAGGCGGCGCTGTCGTCGGTGGCCGACGCCCCGGTGAGCGTGATCTGCGCCGGCCGCACCGATGCCGGTGTGCACGGCGAGTGCCAGGTGGTGCATTTCGATTGCGACGCGCCGCGCCCGGCGCGCGGCTGGATGCTGGGCGCCACCGCGCGGCTGCCGCCCTCGGTGTGCGTGCGCTGGTGCGTGCCGGTGGCCGACGACTTCCATGCGCGCTTCTCGGCCCGCGCCCGGCGCTACCGCTACCGCCTGCTCAACCGCCAGGTGCGCCCGGCGCTGTACCGGCAGACCCTGAGCTGGGAGCGGCGGCCGCTGCAGGCCGAGGCCATGCACGTGGCGGCACAGGCGCTGCTGGGCGAGCAGGACTTCAGTGCCTTCCGCAGCGTGCAGTGCCAGGCGCTGCACGCGCGCCGCGAACTGCAGTCGATCGCGGTGACCCGCAGCGGCGAACTGGTCGAGATCCAGGTCCAGGCCAATGCATTCCTTCATCACATGGTGCGCAATATCGTTGGTTCCCTTGTCATGGTGGGATCGGGCGAAAAGCCGGTGTCCTGGATTGGCGAACTGCTCGCGGGACGCGACCGCCGCGTCGCCGGTCCGACGGCGCCGCCGCAGGGCCTGGTGTTCGTCGGTCCCCTCTATCCCGCCCATTGGACGCTTCCGGACGAGGTCACGCTATGA
- a CDS encoding D-glycerate dehydrogenase: MAESLPRVWVSQPLFDDVVARLGEYCALTTTADVTRYSPQDLAAALAPLDGALVTLNERIGAAEIAGAPRLRAIANVGVGYNNLDLDALSAAGIVATNTPDVLTETTADLGFALLMAAARRVGEAERWLRAGQWQQWSFQTMLGADVHGSTLGILGMGRIGQAIARRAAGFSMRVLYHNRSRLPDEVERAHRAEYVGFDALLARADHLLLVLPYSAQSHHIVDAAALAKMRPTATLVNIARGGLVDEVALADALANGRLAAAGLDVFEGEPAIRPELLALRNVVLTPHIGSASVATRRAMVALAVDNLLAALGIGADAGRPPNALNLDAIAAAGGGARAIADKKR, encoded by the coding sequence ATGGCTGAGTCACTGCCGCGGGTGTGGGTCAGCCAGCCGCTGTTCGACGACGTCGTCGCACGGCTCGGCGAGTATTGCGCGCTGACCACCACCGCGGACGTGACCCGGTATTCGCCGCAGGATCTGGCCGCCGCACTGGCGCCGCTGGACGGCGCCCTCGTCACCCTCAACGAACGCATCGGCGCCGCCGAGATCGCCGGCGCGCCGCGGCTGCGCGCCATCGCCAACGTCGGCGTCGGCTACAACAATCTGGACCTGGACGCGCTCAGCGCGGCCGGCATCGTCGCGACCAACACCCCCGACGTGCTCACCGAGACCACCGCCGATCTCGGCTTCGCCCTGTTGATGGCCGCCGCGCGGCGCGTCGGCGAGGCCGAGCGCTGGCTGCGTGCGGGGCAGTGGCAGCAGTGGTCGTTCCAGACCATGCTCGGCGCCGATGTCCACGGCAGCACGCTCGGCATCCTTGGCATGGGTCGCATCGGCCAGGCCATCGCGCGCCGCGCCGCCGGCTTCTCGATGCGCGTGCTGTACCACAACCGCAGTCGTCTGCCGGACGAGGTGGAACGCGCGCATCGCGCCGAGTACGTGGGCTTCGACGCGTTGCTGGCACGCGCCGACCACCTGCTGCTGGTGCTGCCGTACAGCGCGCAATCGCACCACATCGTCGACGCCGCGGCGCTGGCGAAGATGCGGCCGACCGCGACGCTGGTGAACATCGCCCGCGGCGGCCTGGTCGATGAAGTCGCACTGGCCGACGCGCTGGCCAATGGGCGCCTGGCCGCCGCCGGACTGGACGTGTTCGAAGGCGAGCCGGCGATCCGTCCGGAGCTGCTGGCGCTGCGCAACGTGGTGCTGACCCCGCACATCGGCAGCGCCAGCGTGGCCACGCGCCGTGCGATGGTGGCGCTGGCGGTGGACAACCTGCTCGCCGCGCTGGGCATCGGCGCCGACGCCGGACGCCCGCCCAATGCGCTGAACCTGGACGCGATCGCCGCGGCCGGTGGCGGCGCGCGGGCGATCGCGGACAAAAAACGATAG
- the aroC gene encoding chorismate synthase → MSANSFGKLLTVTTFGESHGPAIGCVVDGCPPGLELDASEFAHDLQRRATGKSRHTSARREADAIEILSGVYEGRTTGTPIGLLIRNTDQRSKDYTDIARQFRPGHADYSYWQKYGIRDPRGGGRSSARETTMRVAAGVIAKKWLAQRYGVRVRGYLSQLGPLLPQGFAWDAVEDNAFFWPHAPQVPELEAYMDALRKSGDSIGARVTVVADGVPAGWGEPIYGKLDGELAAAMMSINAVKGVEIGDGFAAVTQKGTEHRDLIAPDGFQSNHAGGVLGGIATGQPLVVSVAFKPTSSLRLPGATVDVDGQVVDVITTGRHDPCVGIRATPIAEAMMALVLMDQALRHRAQCGDVGTVTPRIPGGGDG, encoded by the coding sequence ATGAGCGCGAACAGTTTCGGCAAGCTGCTGACCGTCACCACCTTCGGCGAATCGCACGGGCCGGCGATCGGCTGCGTGGTCGATGGCTGCCCGCCCGGGCTGGAGCTGGACGCCAGCGAATTCGCCCACGACCTGCAGCGCCGCGCCACCGGCAAGAGCCGGCACACCTCGGCGCGGCGCGAGGCCGACGCCATCGAGATCCTGTCCGGGGTCTACGAAGGCCGCACCACCGGCACTCCGATCGGCCTGCTGATCCGCAACACTGACCAGCGCAGCAAGGACTACACCGACATCGCCCGGCAGTTCCGCCCTGGCCATGCCGACTACAGCTACTGGCAGAAGTACGGCATCCGCGATCCGCGTGGCGGCGGGCGCTCGTCGGCACGCGAGACCACCATGCGCGTGGCCGCCGGCGTCATCGCCAAGAAGTGGCTGGCGCAGCGCTACGGCGTGCGCGTGCGCGGCTACCTGTCGCAGCTCGGGCCGCTGCTGCCGCAGGGCTTCGCCTGGGACGCGGTGGAGGACAACGCGTTCTTCTGGCCGCACGCGCCGCAGGTGCCGGAGCTGGAGGCGTACATGGATGCGCTACGCAAGTCCGGCGATTCGATCGGCGCGCGCGTGACCGTGGTCGCCGACGGCGTACCGGCCGGCTGGGGCGAGCCGATCTACGGCAAGCTCGACGGCGAACTGGCCGCGGCGATGATGAGCATCAACGCGGTCAAGGGCGTGGAGATCGGCGACGGCTTCGCCGCGGTGACCCAGAAGGGCACCGAGCACCGCGACCTGATCGCGCCGGACGGCTTCCAGTCCAACCATGCCGGCGGCGTGCTCGGCGGCATCGCTACCGGCCAGCCCCTCGTCGTCTCGGTGGCGTTCAAGCCCACCTCCAGCCTGCGCCTGCCTGGCGCCACGGTGGACGTGGACGGGCAGGTCGTGGACGTGATCACCACCGGCCGCCACGACCCCTGCGTCGGCATCCGCGCTACCCCGATCGCCGAGGCGATGATGGCATTGGTGCTGATGGACCAGGCGCTGCGCCACCGCGCGCAATGCGGCGACGTCGGCACGGTGACCCCGCGCATCCCCGGCGGTGGCGATGGCTGA
- the trpA gene encoding tryptophan synthase subunit alpha, protein MNRLADTFARLDAQGRKALIPFLTAGDPSLEATVPAMHALVEAGADVIELGVPFSDPMADGPTIQRSSERALARGAGLRYVLETVSAFRRDDATTPVVLMGYLNPVEIHGTARFAEEAVAAGVDGVLLVDLPPEESAETLTVFADAGLDLIVLASPTTSDTRIALLCEAARGYLYYVSFAGVTGADRLDTRAAGDRLRQLRARCPVPVVAGFGIKDAASAKAMATDADGVVVGSALVAALAEASSPQAAREAVLAFLAPLRQALDAG, encoded by the coding sequence ATGAACCGCCTCGCCGATACCTTCGCCCGACTCGATGCCCAAGGCCGCAAGGCCCTGATCCCCTTCCTTACCGCCGGCGATCCGTCGCTGGAGGCGACCGTGCCGGCGATGCATGCGCTGGTCGAGGCCGGTGCCGACGTGATCGAGCTGGGCGTGCCGTTCTCCGACCCGATGGCCGATGGCCCGACCATCCAGCGCAGTTCCGAGCGCGCGCTGGCGCGTGGCGCCGGCCTGCGTTACGTGCTGGAGACGGTCAGTGCGTTCCGTCGCGACGACGCCACCACGCCGGTGGTGCTGATGGGCTACCTCAACCCGGTGGAGATCCACGGCACCGCGCGCTTCGCCGAGGAGGCGGTGGCGGCCGGCGTGGACGGCGTGCTGCTGGTCGACCTGCCGCCGGAGGAGTCGGCCGAGACGCTGACGGTCTTCGCCGACGCCGGCCTGGACCTGATCGTGCTGGCCTCGCCGACCACCAGCGATACGCGCATCGCCCTGTTGTGCGAGGCGGCGCGCGGCTATCTGTACTACGTCAGCTTCGCCGGCGTCACCGGCGCCGACCGGCTGGATACCCGCGCCGCCGGCGATCGCCTGCGTCAGTTGCGCGCGCGCTGCCCGGTGCCGGTGGTGGCGGGCTTCGGCATCAAGGACGCCGCCAGCGCCAAGGCCATGGCCACCGATGCCGACGGCGTGGTGGTCGGCAGCGCACTGGTCGCGGCGCTGGCCGAGGCCAGCAGCCCGCAGGCCGCGCGCGAGGCGGTCCTGGCGTTCCTGGCACCGCTGCGGCAGGCGCTGGACGCGGGCTGA
- the trpB gene encoding tryptophan synthase subunit beta, whose translation MSSVPVSDFHAYPDAAGHFGRYGGRFVAETLIGPLQELAAAYDAARQDPAFIAAYDKDLTHYVGRPSPIYHAERLSREVGGAQILLKREDLNHTGAHKINNTIGQALLASRMGKTRIIAETGAGQHGVASATVAARLGLECVVYMGATDIERQKINVYRMKLLGATVVPVHSGSATLKDALNEAMRDWVTNVQDTFYIIGTVAGPDPYPRMVRDFNAIVGREARAQMLADYGRLPDAISACVGGGSNAIGLFHAFLNDASVKIYGAEAAGDGIGSGRHAASIAAGRPGVLHGNRTYVICDDDGQIIETHSVSAGLDYPGVGPEHAFLADSGRATYQGITDDEALAAFHLLAHTEGILAALESSHAVAQSIKLARELPRDALVLCNLSGRGDKDVHTIAAREGLTL comes from the coding sequence ATGTCCTCTGTTCCCGTCAGCGACTTCCACGCCTATCCCGACGCCGCCGGCCATTTCGGCCGCTATGGCGGCCGTTTCGTCGCCGAGACCCTGATCGGCCCGCTGCAGGAGCTGGCGGCCGCCTACGACGCCGCGCGCCAGGATCCGGCCTTCATCGCCGCCTACGACAAGGACCTGACCCATTACGTCGGCCGGCCCAGCCCGATCTATCACGCCGAGCGGCTCAGCCGCGAAGTCGGCGGCGCGCAGATCCTGCTCAAGCGCGAGGACCTCAACCACACCGGCGCGCACAAGATCAACAACACCATCGGCCAGGCGCTGCTGGCCAGCCGCATGGGCAAGACCCGCATCATCGCCGAGACCGGCGCCGGCCAGCACGGCGTGGCCAGCGCCACGGTGGCCGCGCGGCTGGGCCTGGAGTGCGTGGTGTACATGGGCGCCACCGACATCGAGCGGCAGAAGATCAACGTCTACCGGATGAAGCTGCTCGGCGCCACGGTGGTGCCGGTGCATTCCGGTTCGGCCACGCTCAAGGACGCGCTCAACGAGGCGATGCGCGACTGGGTGACCAACGTGCAGGACACCTTCTACATCATCGGCACCGTCGCCGGCCCCGATCCGTACCCGCGGATGGTGCGCGACTTCAACGCCATCGTCGGCCGCGAGGCGCGCGCGCAGATGCTGGCCGACTACGGCCGCCTGCCGGATGCGATCAGCGCCTGCGTCGGCGGCGGCAGCAACGCCATCGGCCTGTTCCATGCCTTCCTCAACGACGCCTCGGTGAAGATCTACGGCGCCGAGGCCGCCGGCGACGGCATCGGCAGCGGCCGCCACGCCGCCTCGATCGCCGCCGGCCGGCCGGGCGTGCTGCACGGCAACCGAACCTATGTGATCTGCGACGACGACGGGCAGATCATCGAGACCCATTCGGTGTCCGCCGGCCTGGACTACCCCGGCGTGGGGCCGGAGCACGCGTTCCTGGCCGACAGCGGCCGCGCCACCTACCAGGGCATCACCGACGACGAGGCGCTGGCCGCGTTCCATCTGCTGGCGCATACCGAGGGCATCCTCGCCGCGCTGGAGTCCAGCCACGCCGTAGCGCAATCGATCAAGCTCGCGCGCGAACTGCCCAGGGACGCGCTGGTGCTGTGCAACCTGTCCGGCCGCGGCGACAAGGACGTGCACACCATCGCTGCGCGCGAGGGGCTGACGCTGTAA
- a CDS encoding FimV/HubP family polar landmark protein, translating into MRLQPRVFHCRSDAAVSAARGLRHVCRAAAALLLLACSQAALALGLGDIRVLSKPGEPFLAEIPVISNEPGELERARVALASPATFARVGLERPQGLVSDLQFRFTQTRKGRAVIQVSSRMPVDVPSLSFLIEVDWGQGRLIREYSALIDAPNTAAAIDAPAIDAPAAAQPSDRIARETSTAAPVPAAAATPATPSARPAAAPRPAPAPTAAPGDALAPVRAGQTLSQIAGQLARGNGHSLDQTMVALLRANPDAFIRGNLNLLKQGAVLRTPREEDLASLDAAAAEAVVREQAAQWRQARAPVPQPAQAQQDAATAQAAAKPAATAPAAASGARLEIAPAVPATRREAGTKSGTGAGDEGDMVATQQLQQAREDLAARDAEVQELRSRVEQLEKLKAQQQQLIALKDSDLAAAQKRLAQAGKAAPAAAPAQAPANDGFPLWLWGGLSLLVLGVGAWLLSRRRKPSPLPPLPRDDDAALAASAAVPVVAHRDVDAPELPPLEPAEPLAEEEAVARDHEALEDWERADHLDHAAADHADHADHHTALDDDAFERVLAQQSLRQAPADARLSADNDDVHSADVSDAHPEVVPAVESAAEAAWRSPSPVVAVPTSDARADSDAGGGRQEPTWHQPVAPVPAPASAPAEAPSPYPPAGRERLELAVAYMDLGDNETARTLLTEVAASGDPAARAEALQLLGRLD; encoded by the coding sequence ATGCGCCTACAACCACGTGTGTTCCATTGCCGCAGCGACGCTGCGGTGTCCGCCGCGCGCGGGCTGCGCCATGTCTGTCGCGCCGCCGCGGCGCTGCTGCTGCTGGCCTGCAGCCAGGCCGCGCTGGCGCTGGGCTTGGGCGATATTCGCGTGCTGTCCAAGCCGGGCGAGCCGTTCCTGGCCGAGATCCCGGTGATCTCCAACGAGCCGGGCGAACTGGAGCGGGCGCGGGTGGCGCTGGCCTCGCCGGCGACCTTCGCGCGGGTCGGACTGGAGCGCCCGCAAGGCCTGGTCAGCGATCTGCAGTTCCGTTTCACCCAGACCCGCAAGGGCCGCGCGGTGATCCAGGTCAGCAGCCGCATGCCGGTCGACGTGCCCTCGCTGAGCTTCCTGATCGAGGTCGATTGGGGCCAGGGGCGGCTGATCCGCGAGTATTCCGCGCTGATCGACGCACCGAATACCGCCGCGGCGATCGACGCGCCGGCGATCGATGCGCCGGCCGCGGCGCAGCCGTCCGACCGTATCGCCCGCGAAACGTCCACCGCGGCGCCAGTGCCTGCCGCCGCCGCGACGCCGGCGACGCCGAGTGCCAGGCCCGCCGCTGCGCCGCGTCCGGCGCCGGCCCCCACGGCCGCACCCGGCGATGCGCTGGCGCCGGTGCGCGCCGGGCAGACCCTGTCGCAGATCGCCGGGCAACTGGCGCGCGGCAACGGCCATTCGCTGGACCAGACCATGGTCGCGCTGTTGCGCGCCAATCCGGATGCCTTTATCCGCGGCAATCTCAACCTGCTCAAACAGGGCGCGGTGCTGCGCACCCCGCGTGAGGAGGACCTGGCCAGCCTGGATGCCGCCGCGGCCGAGGCCGTGGTGCGCGAGCAGGCGGCGCAATGGCGCCAGGCGCGCGCGCCGGTGCCGCAGCCGGCCCAGGCGCAGCAGGACGCGGCGACGGCGCAGGCCGCCGCCAAGCCGGCCGCCACGGCGCCAGCGGCCGCGTCCGGCGCGCGCCTGGAAATCGCGCCGGCGGTGCCGGCGACGCGCCGCGAGGCGGGAACCAAGTCCGGCACCGGTGCCGGCGACGAAGGAGACATGGTGGCGACCCAACAATTGCAGCAGGCGCGCGAAGACCTCGCGGCACGCGATGCCGAGGTCCAGGAACTGCGCTCGCGGGTGGAGCAGCTCGAAAAGCTCAAGGCCCAGCAGCAGCAACTGATCGCGCTGAAGGACAGCGACCTGGCCGCGGCGCAGAAGCGCCTGGCCCAGGCCGGGAAGGCGGCGCCAGCGGCCGCGCCCGCGCAAGCTCCGGCCAATGACGGGTTCCCGCTGTGGCTGTGGGGCGGGCTGAGCCTGCTGGTGCTGGGCGTCGGTGCCTGGCTGCTGTCGCGCCGGCGCAAGCCTTCGCCGCTGCCTCCGTTGCCACGCGACGACGATGCCGCGCTGGCGGCGAGCGCCGCGGTGCCGGTGGTCGCGCACCGCGATGTCGATGCGCCGGAACTGCCGCCGCTGGAACCGGCCGAGCCGCTGGCCGAGGAGGAGGCGGTCGCTCGCGACCACGAGGCGCTGGAGGACTGGGAGCGCGCCGACCATCTCGACCACGCTGCCGCCGATCACGCCGATCACGCCGATCACCACACCGCGCTCGACGACGACGCCTTCGAGCGCGTGCTGGCGCAGCAGTCGCTGCGCCAGGCGCCGGCCGATGCGCGGCTATCCGCGGACAACGACGACGTCCATTCCGCCGACGTGTCCGACGCCCATCCGGAGGTCGTCCCGGCCGTCGAGTCCGCGGCCGAGGCGGCCTGGAGGTCGCCGTCGCCGGTGGTCGCAGTGCCGACCAGCGACGCCCGTGCCGACAGCGATGCCGGCGGTGGCCGCCAGGAGCCGACCTGGCACCAGCCGGTCGCGCCTGTGCCGGCACCCGCATCGGCACCGGCCGAAGCGCCGTCGCCGTATCCACCGGCGGGCCGCGAGCGCCTGGAACTGGCGGTGGCCTACATGGATCTGGGCGACAACGAGACCGCACGCACCTTGCTGACCGAGGTCGCGGCCAGCGGCGATCCGGCCGCGCGCGCCGAGGCGCTGCAGTTGCTGGGACGGCTGGACTGA
- a CDS encoding LysR family transcriptional regulator yields the protein MTSLRRLPSLNALRAFEAAARLRGVGAAAAELHVTHGAVSRQVRLLEQELGLPLLQRDGRGIRPTAAGTRLCEAAGAAFAQLHEAVAELRRPARPAALVLGCPGSILARWMIPRLQALQRDLPALTLHLSAHEGDFAADLDGLDAALLLGQAPWLADWQVRVLAPERIGPVLSPALPQAPALAAAAPAALQGLPLLHTVSRPQAWPAWAEAQGLAPAQLRYGTGFEHLYYLLEAALAGIGVAIAPQPLVADDLANGRLLAPWGFVDTGGQWALCTRREAQDPRVDALAQWLTQELQR from the coding sequence ATGACCAGCCTGCGCCGCCTGCCCTCGCTCAACGCCTTGCGCGCGTTCGAGGCCGCCGCGCGGCTGCGCGGCGTCGGCGCCGCGGCGGCGGAACTGCACGTGACCCATGGCGCGGTCAGCCGCCAGGTACGGCTGCTGGAGCAGGAACTGGGGCTGCCGCTGCTGCAGCGCGACGGCCGCGGCATCCGCCCGACCGCGGCCGGCACGCGCTTGTGCGAGGCGGCCGGCGCGGCGTTTGCGCAATTGCACGAAGCGGTGGCCGAGTTGCGCCGCCCGGCGCGCCCGGCCGCGCTGGTGCTGGGCTGCCCCGGCAGCATCCTGGCCCGCTGGATGATCCCGCGCCTGCAGGCGCTGCAGCGCGACCTGCCGGCGCTGACCCTGCACCTGTCCGCGCACGAAGGCGACTTCGCCGCCGACCTGGACGGCCTGGACGCGGCGCTGCTGCTGGGTCAGGCGCCGTGGCTGGCGGACTGGCAGGTCCGGGTGCTGGCGCCGGAGCGGATCGGCCCGGTACTCAGCCCCGCCCTGCCGCAGGCCCCGGCTCTGGCTGCGGCCGCGCCGGCGGCACTGCAAGGGCTGCCGCTGCTGCATACGGTGTCGCGTCCGCAGGCCTGGCCGGCCTGGGCCGAGGCGCAGGGGCTGGCACCGGCGCAGTTGCGCTACGGCACCGGCTTCGAACACCTGTACTACCTGCTGGAGGCAGCGCTGGCCGGGATCGGCGTGGCGATCGCGCCGCAGCCGCTGGTCGCCGACGACCTGGCCAATGGCCGCCTGCTGGCGCCGTGGGGCTTCGTCGACACCGGCGGGCAATGGGCGCTGTGCACGCGCCGCGAGGCGCAGGATCCGCGGGTCGACGCGCTGGCGCAGTGGCTGACGCAGGAACTGCAGCGCTGA
- the accD gene encoding acetyl-CoA carboxylase, carboxyltransferase subunit beta — translation MSWLSKLMPSGIRTDSTPSKKRSVPEGLWEKCPNCSAVLYRPELEENLEVCPKCGHHMAIRARARLAALFDADTAPTEIGARLGPTDALKFKDQKKYGERIKASQKSTGEYDALVAMQGLLKGQPLVAASFDFAFMGGSMGSVVGERFALAAETALKIGAPFVCFSASGGARMQEGLFSLMQMAKTSAALGRLREAGLPYVSVLTHPTTGGVSASFAMLGDINIAEPYALIGFAGPRVIEQTVRETLPEGFQRSEFLLEHGAIDQICDRRELRDRLSELLALMMRQPAPAKSEALA, via the coding sequence ATGAGTTGGCTCAGCAAATTGATGCCTTCGGGCATTCGCACCGACAGCACGCCCAGCAAGAAGCGCAGCGTTCCCGAAGGCTTGTGGGAGAAGTGCCCCAACTGCAGCGCCGTGCTGTACCGGCCGGAGCTGGAGGAGAACCTGGAGGTGTGCCCGAAGTGCGGCCACCACATGGCGATCCGCGCGCGCGCGCGCCTGGCCGCGCTGTTCGACGCCGACACCGCGCCGACCGAGATCGGCGCGCGCCTGGGCCCGACAGACGCACTCAAGTTCAAGGACCAGAAGAAGTACGGCGAGCGCATCAAGGCCTCGCAGAAGAGCACCGGCGAATACGACGCGCTGGTGGCGATGCAGGGCCTACTCAAGGGCCAGCCGCTGGTCGCGGCCTCGTTCGATTTCGCCTTCATGGGCGGTTCGATGGGCTCGGTGGTCGGCGAGCGTTTCGCGCTGGCCGCGGAAACCGCGCTGAAGATCGGTGCGCCGTTCGTGTGCTTCTCCGCCAGCGGCGGCGCGCGCATGCAGGAAGGCCTGTTCTCGCTGATGCAGATGGCCAAGACCTCGGCCGCGCTGGGTCGCCTGCGCGAGGCTGGCCTGCCGTACGTATCGGTGCTGACCCATCCCACCACCGGCGGCGTCTCGGCCAGCTTCGCCATGCTTGGCGACATCAACATCGCCGAGCCGTACGCGCTGATCGGCTTCGCCGGCCCGCGCGTGATCGAGCAGACCGTGCGCGAGACCCTGCCGGAAGGCTTCCAGCGTTCGGAATTCCTGCTGGAACACGGCGCCATCGACCAGATCTGCGACCGCCGCGAACTGCGCGATCGTCTCTCCGAACTGCTGGCGCTGATGATGCGGCAGCCGGCCCCGGCTAAGAGCGAGGCGCTGGCGTGA
- a CDS encoding phosphoribosylanthranilate isomerase, which yields MNRTLYRTRIKFCGMTRAGDIRLAGELGVDSIGFVFAHGSPRRVAPAEARAMRQAAAPMVDVVALFRDNPKDEVREVLRTVRPTLLQFHGDEDDGFCRSFNLPYLKAVPMGGGEVNARTLQLQYPNAAGFLFDSHAPGESGGSGKTFDWSRLPTGLHRPFLLAGGINGDNVFDAIIGTLPWGVDVSSGIESQPGIKDGHKMRKFVEEVRRADCHELNTNC from the coding sequence ATGAATCGCACGCTGTATCGCACCCGCATCAAGTTCTGCGGCATGACCCGCGCCGGCGACATCCGCCTGGCAGGCGAGTTGGGCGTGGACTCGATCGGGTTCGTGTTCGCCCATGGCAGCCCGCGGCGCGTGGCGCCGGCCGAAGCGCGGGCCATGCGCCAAGCCGCCGCGCCGATGGTGGACGTGGTGGCGCTGTTCCGCGACAACCCCAAGGACGAGGTGCGCGAGGTGTTGCGCACGGTGCGTCCGACCCTGCTGCAGTTCCATGGCGACGAGGACGACGGCTTCTGCCGCAGCTTCAATCTGCCGTACCTGAAGGCGGTGCCGATGGGCGGCGGCGAGGTGAATGCGCGCACCCTGCAGTTGCAGTATCCGAACGCGGCTGGCTTCCTGTTCGACAGCCACGCGCCCGGCGAGAGCGGTGGCTCGGGCAAGACCTTCGACTGGTCGCGGCTGCCGACCGGCCTGCACCGGCCGTTCCTGCTCGCCGGCGGCATCAATGGCGACAACGTATTCGACGCGATCATCGGCACCCTGCCGTGGGGCGTGGACGTGTCCAGCGGCATCGAGAGCCAGCCGGGCATCAAGGACGGCCACAAGATGCGCAAGTTCGTCGAGGAAGTGCGCCGCGCCGACTGCCACGAGTTGAACACCAACTGCTGA
- a CDS encoding aspartate-semialdehyde dehydrogenase, giving the protein MSNATRRFNVAVVGATGAVGETMLSILAERDFPVATLYPLASERSAGGQVEFKGQKVTVLDLATFDPSGVDIALFSAGGGISKEYAPKFAAAGAVVIDNSSTFRYDDDVPLVVSEVNPHALKNRPRGIVANPNCSTMQLMPVLAPIHKEYGIERINVATYQSVSGAGRSGMEELGKQTAQLLAFQDIEPQKFQAQIAFNLIPHIDDFQPNGYTKEEMKLVWETQKILEDSSILVNPTAVRVPVFFGHSEAVNIETKRKITVEQARALLGQAPGVEVVDEHKAGGYPTPVTHASGKDPVFVGRIREDFSHPRGLNLWVVADNIRKGAALNAVQLAELVAQEG; this is encoded by the coding sequence ATGAGCAATGCAACCCGTCGTTTCAACGTCGCCGTCGTCGGCGCCACCGGTGCCGTCGGCGAAACCATGCTGAGCATCCTCGCCGAGCGCGATTTCCCCGTCGCCACGCTGTACCCGCTGGCCTCCGAGCGCTCGGCCGGCGGCCAGGTCGAGTTCAAGGGCCAGAAGGTCACCGTGCTCGACCTGGCGACCTTCGATCCGAGCGGCGTGGACATCGCGCTGTTCTCCGCCGGCGGCGGCATCTCCAAGGAATACGCGCCGAAGTTCGCCGCGGCCGGCGCGGTGGTGATCGACAACTCCTCGACCTTCCGCTACGACGACGACGTGCCGCTGGTGGTGTCGGAGGTCAATCCGCACGCGCTGAAGAACCGTCCGCGCGGCATCGTCGCCAATCCCAACTGCTCGACCATGCAACTGATGCCGGTGCTGGCGCCGATCCACAAGGAATACGGCATCGAGCGCATCAACGTGGCCACCTACCAGTCGGTATCCGGCGCCGGCCGCTCGGGCATGGAGGAACTGGGCAAGCAGACCGCGCAGTTGCTGGCGTTCCAGGACATCGAGCCGCAGAAGTTCCAGGCGCAGATCGCCTTCAACCTGATCCCGCACATCGACGACTTCCAGCCCAACGGCTACACCAAGGAAGAGATGAAGCTGGTGTGGGAGACGCAGAAGATCCTCGAGGACAGCAGCATCCTGGTGAACCCAACCGCGGTGCGCGTGCCGGTGTTCTTCGGGCACTCGGAGGCGGTCAACATCGAGACCAAGCGCAAGATCACCGTCGAGCAGGCGCGCGCCCTGCTGGGCCAGGCGCCCGGCGTGGAAGTGGTGGACGAGCACAAGGCCGGCGGCTATCCGACCCCGGTGACCCATGCCTCGGGCAAGGACCCGGTGTTCGTCGGCCGCATCCGCGAGGACTTCTCGCACCCGCGCGGCCTCAACCTGTGGGTGGTGGCCGACAACATCCGCAAGGGCGCCGCGCTCAATGCGGTGCAGTTGGCCGAGCTGGTTGCCCAGGAGGGCTGA